One Meriones unguiculatus strain TT.TT164.6M chromosome 5, Bangor_MerUng_6.1, whole genome shotgun sequence DNA segment encodes these proteins:
- the LOC132654088 gene encoding vomeronasal type-1 receptor 44-like — protein MNKASILHTNTNIKITLFSEMSVGISANSILFVFHLCMLTGAHRPKPIDLAIGFLALTQLLMLLTMGLIAADMFMSQGRWDPTTCQSLIYLHRFSRGLSLCAACLLNVLWTIILSPRSCCLDKFKHKSPHHISCALFLCVLYMSFSSYLLVSNSAIPNSTSDNFMYVTQSCSLLPLSYSRQSTFSTLLVFREAFLISLMALSSGYMVILLYRHMKQARHLHSTSLSPKASPEQRATRTILLLMSFFVFLYILDTVIFYTRMKFKDGSLFYCIQILVSHSYATVSPLVFICTEKHIIKFLRLVCDRKVNI, from the coding sequence atgaataaagccagcatactccacactaacacaaacattaaaatcaccttgttctctgaaatgagtgttgggatctcagccaacagcatccTTTTCGTCTTCCATCTCTGCATGCTCACTGGTGCGCACAGGCCTAAGCCCATTGATCTTGCCATTGGTTTCTTGGCCCTGACCCAACTACTGATGCTGCTAACTATGGGACTCATAGCTGCAGACATGTTTATGTCTCAGGGGAGGTGGGACCCCACCACATGCCAATCCCTTATCTATCTGCACAGGTTCTCGAGGGGCCTCTCCCtttgtgctgcctgtctgctgaatgtcctctggaccatcatcctcagccctagAAGCTGCTGTTTAGACAAGTTTAAACATAAATCTCCCCATCACATCTCGTGTGCCCTTTTTCTTTGCGTTCTCTacatgtcttttagcagttacctcCTGGTATCAAATAGCGCCATCCCCAATTCCACCTcagataattttatgtatgttactCAGTCTTGCTCACTTCTACCCCTGAGTTACTCCAGACAAAGCACATTTTCCACACTGCTGGtcttcagggaagcctttcttatcaGTCTCATGgccctctccagtgggtacatggtgattCTTTTGTACAGACACATGAAGCAGGCccggcatcttcacagcaccagcctttctccaaaagcatccccGGAGCAAAGGGCCACccggaccatcctgctgctcatgagcttctttgtgtttctctacATTTTGGACACTGTTATCTTCTATACaagaatgaagttcaaagatgGCTCTCTGTTCTACTGTATCCAGATTCTTGTGTCCCATAGCTATGCCACAGTTAGTCCtcttgtgtttatttgcactgaaaagcatataattaaatttttgagGTTAGTGTGTGACAGGAAAGTAAATATTTGA